In Pseudomonas fluorescens, a genomic segment contains:
- the pstB gene encoding phosphate ABC transporter ATP-binding protein PstB gives MDCKLDKIFYGNFMAVRDSHVPIEKNKITGFIGPSGCGKSTVLRSLNRMNDLVKGFRFEGHVHFLGQDVYGKGVDPVVVRRYIGMVFQQPNPFSMSIFDNVAFGLRLNRYKGDLGDRVKHALQGAALWDEVKDKLKVSGLSLSGGQQQRLCIARAIATEPEVLLLDEPCSALDPIATRRVEELMVELKKDYTIALVTHNMQQAIRVADTTAFFSVDISQGTRTGYLVEMGPTAQIFDNPREQMTGDYISGKFS, from the coding sequence ATTTTCTACGGCAACTTCATGGCCGTGCGTGACAGCCATGTGCCGATCGAAAAAAACAAGATCACCGGCTTCATCGGGCCTTCCGGCTGCGGCAAAAGTACCGTGCTGCGTAGCCTCAACCGCATGAACGATCTGGTGAAGGGCTTTCGCTTCGAGGGCCATGTGCATTTCCTCGGGCAGGACGTCTACGGCAAGGGCGTTGATCCAGTGGTCGTGCGCCGCTATATCGGCATGGTGTTTCAACAGCCGAACCCGTTTTCGATGAGCATCTTCGACAACGTCGCCTTCGGCCTGCGCCTCAACCGCTACAAGGGCGACCTGGGTGATCGCGTCAAGCACGCCCTGCAAGGCGCCGCGCTGTGGGATGAGGTCAAGGACAAGCTCAAGGTCAGCGGCCTGTCGCTGTCCGGTGGCCAGCAGCAACGGCTGTGTATCGCCCGAGCCATCGCCACCGAGCCGGAGGTGCTGTTGCTCGACGAGCCTTGTTCCGCGCTGGACCCGATCGCCACCCGCCGGGTCGAGGAACTGATGGTCGAGTTGAAGAAGGACTACACCATCGCGCTGGTCACCCACAATATGCAGCAGGCCATCCGCGTGGCGGACACCACGGCCTTCTTCTCAGTGGACATTTCCCAGGGCACGCGCACCGGCTACCTGGTGGAGATGGGCCCCACCGCGCAGATTTTCGACAACCCGCGCGAACAAATGACCGGGGACTACATCAGCGGCAAGTTCAGCTGA
- a CDS encoding c-type cytochrome, translating into MNNRRFARTVGWLALAGLVAAALLAWYVNRQPASPFAQEAAASNEPALISRGEYVARLSDCVACHSLPGKAPFAGGLEMATPLGAIHATNITPDQGTGIGAYSLADFDRAVRHGVAPGGRRLYPAMPYPSYAKLSDDDVRALYAFFMHGVQPAKQPNIPSDIPWPLNMRWPIALWNGLFAPTATYAAKPSQDALWNRGAYIVQGPGHCGSCHTPRGLAFNEKALDESGAPFLAGALLDGWYAPSLRQDPNTGLGRWSEPEIVQFLKSGRNQHAVVYGSMTEAFNNSTQFMADDDLAAIARYLKSLPGDPQRDGTPWHYVTAEARPDSPGAHTYATRCASCHGLDGKGQPEWMPPLAGATSALAKEDASAINITLNGSQRVVAAGVPDAYRMPAFREQLTDAQIAEVLSFVRSSWGNSGGAVDAKAVAKLRGHTDPASSSPIILHMR; encoded by the coding sequence ATGAACAACCGCCGATTCGCAAGAACCGTAGGCTGGCTCGCGCTGGCCGGCCTGGTCGCCGCCGCGCTGCTGGCCTGGTATGTCAACCGTCAGCCCGCTTCACCCTTCGCACAGGAAGCGGCCGCCAGTAACGAGCCGGCCCTGATCAGCCGTGGCGAGTACGTCGCCCGCCTCAGCGACTGCGTGGCCTGCCACAGCCTGCCGGGCAAGGCGCCGTTTGCCGGCGGCCTGGAGATGGCCACGCCGCTGGGAGCTATCCACGCCACCAACATCACCCCCGACCAGGGCACCGGCATCGGCGCCTACAGCCTGGCCGACTTCGACCGCGCGGTGCGCCACGGCGTAGCGCCAGGTGGTCGACGCCTCTACCCGGCCATGCCCTACCCGTCCTATGCCAAGCTCAGCGACGATGACGTGCGTGCGCTGTACGCGTTTTTCATGCATGGCGTGCAACCGGCCAAGCAGCCGAATATCCCCAGCGATATTCCCTGGCCGCTGAATATGCGCTGGCCCATCGCGTTGTGGAACGGCCTGTTCGCGCCGACCGCCACCTACGCGGCCAAGCCCAGCCAAGACGCGCTGTGGAACCGCGGCGCCTACATCGTCCAGGGGCCGGGCCACTGCGGCAGCTGCCACACGCCGCGCGGCCTGGCTTTCAACGAGAAGGCCCTCGACGAATCCGGCGCGCCGTTCCTCGCCGGCGCCCTGCTCGACGGCTGGTACGCCCCCAGCCTGCGCCAGGACCCTAACACCGGGCTGGGGCGCTGGAGCGAACCGGAGATCGTGCAGTTCCTTAAGAGCGGGCGTAATCAACACGCGGTGGTCTACGGTTCGATGACCGAAGCCTTCAACAACTCCACCCAGTTCATGGCTGACGACGACCTGGCGGCCATCGCGCGCTACCTCAAGTCACTACCCGGCGACCCGCAGCGCGACGGCACACCCTGGCACTACGTGACCGCCGAAGCGCGCCCGGACTCCCCCGGCGCGCACACCTACGCGACCCGCTGCGCCTCCTGCCACGGCCTTGACGGCAAGGGCCAACCCGAGTGGATGCCACCGCTGGCCGGCGCCACCTCGGCACTGGCCAAGGAAGACGCCTCGGCGATCAACATCACCCTCAACGGCTCGCAACGCGTCGTCGCCGCCGGCGTGCCGGACGCGTACCGCATGCCGGCCTTCCGCGAGCAACTGACCGACGCGCAAATCGCCGAGGTTCTGAGTTTCGTGCGCAGCAGTTGGGGCAACAGCGGTGGCGCGGTCGACGCGAAGGCGGTGGCCAAGCTGCGCGGGCATACAGACCCGGCCAGCAGCAGCCCGATTATTCTGCATATGCGCTGA
- a CDS encoding xanthine dehydrogenase family protein molybdopterin-binding subunit — MNTRYELPDLSLSEPINLSRRRFLTSTAVGALVIGFGLPLGSARVQAAATAERGTQVPAFLEIRPDGSVRLLSPFMEGGQGTHTAMAQIVGEELDADPATFIVEAAPPGEAYVVMENGMRITGGSMSVRMSYPTMRRLGALARAMLLQAGAEQLGVPLAELTTQPGRVVHAASGRSLGYGELASRALDMPVPDPASITLRDPSQFRWIGKPVRRLDAYDKSTGKAQYSIDMKVDGMLHAAVQHAPRLGMSVGGLRNQAQVEAMKGVHSVHQLPGAVAVVAERWWHAKRAVEAIQVDWQEAAADASVRVMPANFSSDTYRDFLAAQQGPARDDENQGDVAAALAGAKTQVEATYHNQYVNHAQLEPPSALARFNPDGTLDIWLPNQAPDLFRADIAKRAGLDPSKINLHSPLLGGFFGRHFLYDSASPYPQAIALAKAVGRPIKLIWSREEEFLRDVLRPVAVVKFRAALDAEGLPVAIEAVSATEGPTEAIAGKQGEKLDPTALEGLSGKSYAIPNKRIAQIYVKGPAMLGYWRSVGNSLNDFFYEAFLDELADKGGRDPFELRLHLLRDNPRLTTLLNAVGELSGGWKRGPYTAEDGTRRARGVAMASPFGSHAAVIAEVSIDKGQVKVHQIWEAIDPGSIVNPAIIEAQVNGAVALGLSQTLLEEAVYVDGKPRARNYDLYPILPPSRMAQVHVKIVESGEKMGGIGEPPLPAVAPAVANAVAQLTGQRIRSLPLSRYTFS, encoded by the coding sequence ATGAACACGCGCTACGAGCTACCCGACCTGTCGCTGAGCGAGCCCATCAACCTGTCGCGCCGGCGCTTTCTGACCAGCACGGCCGTGGGCGCGCTGGTCATCGGATTCGGCTTGCCGCTGGGCTCGGCCCGGGTGCAGGCCGCCGCCACGGCGGAACGCGGCACCCAGGTGCCGGCGTTCCTGGAGATCCGCCCGGACGGCAGCGTGCGCCTGCTCAGCCCCTTCATGGAAGGTGGCCAAGGCACCCATACCGCGATGGCGCAGATTGTCGGCGAAGAGCTGGACGCCGACCCCGCCACGTTCATCGTCGAAGCCGCGCCGCCCGGTGAAGCGTATGTGGTGATGGAAAACGGCATGCGCATTACCGGCGGCAGCATGTCGGTGCGCATGAGTTACCCGACCATGCGCCGCCTCGGCGCCCTGGCCCGCGCCATGCTGTTGCAGGCCGGCGCCGAGCAGTTGGGCGTACCGCTGGCCGAGCTGACCACCCAGCCGGGCCGTGTGGTTCATGCCGCGTCCGGCCGCTCACTGGGCTACGGCGAGCTGGCCAGTCGCGCGCTGGACATGCCGGTGCCCGACCCGGCCAGCATCACCCTGCGCGACCCGAGCCAGTTCCGCTGGATCGGCAAGCCGGTCAGGCGCCTGGATGCCTATGACAAATCCACCGGCAAGGCGCAATACAGCATCGACATGAAGGTCGACGGCATGCTCCACGCCGCCGTGCAGCACGCGCCGCGCCTGGGCATGAGCGTGGGCGGCCTGCGCAACCAGGCCCAGGTCGAAGCCATGAAAGGCGTGCACTCGGTGCATCAACTGCCTGGGGCGGTCGCCGTCGTGGCCGAACGCTGGTGGCACGCCAAGCGCGCCGTCGAGGCGATCCAGGTCGACTGGCAGGAAGCTGCCGCCGATGCCAGCGTGCGCGTGATGCCGGCGAATTTTTCCAGCGACACGTACCGTGATTTTCTTGCGGCCCAACAAGGCCCGGCCCGCGACGACGAAAACCAAGGCGACGTCGCCGCCGCCCTGGCAGGCGCCAAGACCCAGGTCGAAGCCACCTACCACAATCAATACGTCAACCACGCTCAGTTGGAGCCGCCGTCGGCCTTGGCACGCTTCAACCCCGACGGCACGCTGGACATCTGGCTGCCCAACCAGGCGCCCGACCTGTTCCGCGCCGACATCGCCAAGCGCGCCGGTCTCGACCCGTCCAAAATCAACCTGCACTCGCCCCTGCTGGGCGGCTTTTTCGGCCGCCATTTCCTGTATGACTCGGCCAGCCCGTACCCGCAGGCCATCGCCCTGGCCAAGGCGGTGGGCCGTCCGATCAAGTTGATCTGGAGCCGCGAGGAAGAGTTTCTGCGCGATGTGCTGCGCCCGGTGGCGGTGGTCAAGTTCCGCGCCGCGCTGGACGCCGAAGGCTTGCCCGTGGCAATCGAGGCAGTCAGCGCCACCGAAGGCCCCACCGAAGCCATCGCCGGCAAACAGGGCGAAAAGCTCGACCCCACGGCCCTTGAAGGGCTGTCGGGCAAGAGCTACGCCATCCCCAACAAACGCATCGCGCAGATCTACGTCAAGGGCCCGGCCATGCTCGGCTATTGGCGCTCGGTGGGCAATTCGCTCAACGACTTCTTCTACGAAGCGTTCCTTGATGAACTGGCGGACAAAGGCGGCCGCGATCCCTTTGAGCTGCGCCTGCACCTGCTGCGCGACAACCCACGGCTGACCACCTTGCTCAACGCGGTGGGCGAGCTGTCCGGTGGCTGGAAGCGTGGCCCCTACACCGCCGAAGACGGCACTCGACGCGCGCGCGGCGTGGCCATGGCTTCGCCGTTCGGCTCCCACGCCGCAGTGATCGCCGAAGTGTCGATCGACAAGGGCCAGGTCAAGGTGCACCAGATCTGGGAAGCCATCGATCCGGGCAGCATCGTCAACCCGGCGATCATTGAGGCCCAGGTCAATGGCGCCGTGGCGTTGGGCCTGTCGCAAACCTTGCTGGAGGAAGCGGTGTACGTGGACGGCAAGCCACGTGCGCGCAACTACGACCTGTACCCGATCCTGCCGCCTTCGCGCATGGCCCAGGTGCACGTCAAGATCGTCGAAAGTGGCGAAAAGATGGGCGGTATCGGCGAACCACCGCTGCCTGCCGTGGCGCCGGCGGTGGCCAATGCGGTCGCGCAGCTGACTGGCCAGCGCATCCGCAGCCTGCCATTGAGCCGATACACCTTCAGCTAA
- a CDS encoding (2Fe-2S)-binding protein: MELRINQKSYQVDADADTPLLWVIRDDLGLTGTKYGCGLAQCGACSVLVDGNVVRSCVTPVAGVVGREITTIEAIEADAVGQRVVAAWVEHQVAQCGYCQSGQVMAATALLKHTPAPSDAQIEAAMVNLCRCGTYNAIRTAVHDLAKQENA, encoded by the coding sequence ATGGAGCTACGAATCAACCAAAAGTCCTATCAGGTCGATGCCGACGCCGACACGCCATTGCTGTGGGTCATCCGTGATGACCTTGGGCTGACCGGTACCAAGTACGGCTGCGGCCTGGCGCAATGCGGCGCCTGCTCGGTGCTGGTGGACGGCAACGTGGTGCGTTCCTGCGTCACGCCGGTGGCGGGTGTGGTCGGTCGCGAGATCACCACCATCGAGGCCATCGAGGCCGATGCGGTGGGCCAGCGGGTGGTCGCCGCCTGGGTCGAGCATCAAGTGGCGCAATGCGGTTACTGCCAGTCCGGGCAGGTGATGGCCGCCACCGCGCTGCTCAAGCACACCCCCGCGCCGAGTGATGCGCAGATCGAAGCAGCGATGGTCAACCTGTGCCGCTGCGGCACCTATAACGCCATTCGTACCGCGGTGCATGACCTGGCCAAGCAGGAGAACGCCTGA
- a CDS encoding LLM class flavin-dependent oxidoreductase, translated as MKFSLFVHMERWDESISHRQLFEDLTELTLMAEAGGFSTVWIGEHHAMEYTISPSPMPLLAYLAAKTTTIHLGAGTIIAPFWHPLRVAGECALLDVISNGRMEVGLARGAYQVEFDRMAGGMPASSGGQALREMVPVVRALWQGDYAHDGDLWKFPTSTSVPKPIQKPNPPMWIAARDPDSHNFAVANGCNVMVTPLMKGDEEVLDLKNKFQAALDNNPAVPRPQLMVLRHTHVHAADDPEGWKVGAKAISKFYRTFDAWFGNKEVPVNGFLAPSPEEKFAARPEFELDSLHKTAMIGTAEEIIPRIKYYQELGVDEFSFWCDNSLPHAEKKKSLALFIEQVVPAFR; from the coding sequence ATGAAGTTTTCCCTGTTCGTACACATGGAGCGCTGGGATGAAAGCATCAGCCACCGCCAGCTGTTCGAAGACTTGACCGAACTGACCCTGATGGCCGAAGCCGGTGGTTTCAGCACCGTATGGATTGGCGAGCACCACGCCATGGAATACACCATCTCGCCCAGCCCGATGCCGTTGCTGGCTTACCTCGCGGCCAAGACCACCACCATTCACCTGGGCGCCGGCACCATCATCGCGCCGTTCTGGCACCCGCTGCGGGTGGCGGGTGAATGCGCCTTGCTCGACGTGATCAGCAACGGCCGCATGGAAGTCGGCCTGGCCCGTGGCGCTTACCAGGTGGAATTCGACCGCATGGCCGGTGGCATGCCCGCCTCCAGCGGTGGCCAGGCCCTGCGCGAAATGGTGCCGGTGGTGCGCGCGCTGTGGCAGGGCGACTACGCCCATGATGGTGACCTCTGGAAGTTCCCCACCTCCACCAGCGTGCCCAAACCGATCCAAAAGCCCAACCCGCCGATGTGGATCGCCGCCCGCGACCCGGACTCACACAACTTCGCAGTGGCCAACGGCTGCAACGTGATGGTCACGCCGCTGATGAAAGGCGATGAAGAGGTGCTCGACCTGAAGAACAAATTCCAGGCCGCCCTGGACAACAACCCGGCGGTGCCGCGCCCGCAATTGATGGTGCTGCGCCACACCCACGTACACGCCGCCGACGATCCAGAGGGCTGGAAAGTCGGGGCCAAGGCGATCTCCAAGTTCTATCGCACCTTCGATGCCTGGTTCGGCAACAAAGAGGTGCCGGTCAACGGCTTCCTGGCGCCAAGCCCGGAGGAAAAATTCGCCGCCCGCCCCGAGTTCGAACTGGACAGCCTGCACAAGACCGCGATGATCGGCACCGCCGAAGAGATCATCCCGCGCATCAAGTACTACCAGGAATTGGGCGTGGATGAGTTCAGCTTCTGGTGCGACAACAGCTTGCCCCACGCCGAGAAGAAGAAATCCCTGGCGCTGTTTATCGAGCAGGTCGTGCCAGCGTTTCGTTGA
- a CDS encoding flavin reductase family protein gives MIDAAIYKQVMGSFPSGVTVITTLDDDGQIVGLTASAFSSLSMDPALVLFCPNYSSDSYPVLIKNKRFAIHVLSAGQQSEAYAFARKGKDKAQGIEWTLSALGNPILANATAVIECELWREYEGGDHAIMVGSVKNLIVPQQNAGPLVYCHGKMGALPLPA, from the coding sequence ATGATCGATGCCGCCATCTACAAACAAGTGATGGGTTCGTTTCCGTCCGGGGTCACCGTGATCACCACGCTGGATGACGACGGGCAAATCGTCGGGCTGACGGCCAGCGCCTTCAGCTCGTTATCCATGGACCCGGCCCTGGTGTTGTTTTGCCCCAACTACAGTTCCGACTCGTACCCGGTGCTGATCAAGAACAAGCGCTTTGCCATCCACGTCCTTTCCGCAGGCCAGCAAAGCGAAGCCTACGCGTTCGCGCGCAAGGGCAAGGACAAGGCGCAAGGCATCGAATGGACCTTGAGCGCACTGGGCAACCCGATCCTGGCCAATGCCACGGCGGTGATCGAGTGCGAGTTGTGGCGCGAATACGAAGGCGGCGACCACGCGATCATGGTCGGCTCGGTGAAGAACCTGATCGTGCCCCAGCAGAACGCCGGGCCACTGGTGTACTGCCACGGCAAGATGGGCGCCCTGCCGCTGCCGGCCTGA
- a CDS encoding purine-cytosine permease family protein, whose amino-acid sequence MPQMSRQDPLIEHHTVDYVPLAERHGKARDLFTLWFSTNIAPLPIVTGAMVAQVFHLNLVWGLLAIALGHLLGGIVIALASAQGPRMGIPQMVQSRGQFGRYGALLIVFFAALIYIGFFISNIVLAGKSIVGIVPSVPVPASILIGALAATAIGVIGYRFIHSLNRIGTWVMGSALLAGFVYIFAHDLPADFLTRGGFNAAGWLATVSLGVIWQISFSPYTSDYSRYLPADIGITRPFIATYLGATLGTILSFAFGLVAALATPEGTEAMLAVKQATGWLGPILMVLFLLNIISHNALNLYGAVLSIITSVQTFASHWTPSIKVRVLLSGVILAGCCVVALGASADFISQFIGLILALLLVLVPWASINLIDFYVIKRGVYDIASIFQADGGVYGRFNLHAIVAYFLGILVQLPFANTSLYVGPWANLVEGADLSWLVGLVVTCPLYYCLATRQHTQKVRAGRLGYTD is encoded by the coding sequence ATGCCCCAGATGTCCCGGCAAGACCCCCTGATCGAGCATCACACGGTCGATTACGTCCCCCTCGCAGAGCGCCATGGAAAGGCCCGCGACCTGTTCACCTTATGGTTCAGCACCAACATTGCACCGCTGCCCATCGTCACCGGCGCCATGGTGGCCCAGGTGTTCCATCTCAACCTGGTGTGGGGGCTGCTGGCGATTGCCCTTGGGCACCTGCTCGGCGGCATCGTGATTGCCCTCGCATCGGCGCAGGGCCCGCGCATGGGCATCCCGCAGATGGTGCAGAGCCGGGGCCAGTTCGGCCGTTACGGTGCGCTGCTGATCGTGTTCTTCGCCGCGCTGATCTACATCGGTTTCTTCATTTCCAATATCGTACTGGCGGGCAAGTCCATCGTCGGCATCGTGCCGTCGGTCCCGGTGCCGGCAAGCATCCTGATCGGCGCGCTCGCCGCCACGGCTATCGGCGTGATCGGCTACCGCTTTATCCATAGCCTCAACCGTATCGGCACGTGGGTGATGGGCAGCGCGTTGCTGGCGGGGTTCGTCTACATCTTCGCCCATGACCTGCCGGCGGACTTCCTCACCCGTGGCGGCTTCAACGCGGCCGGCTGGCTGGCCACCGTATCGCTGGGGGTGATCTGGCAGATCAGCTTTTCGCCCTACACCAGCGACTACTCACGCTACCTGCCGGCGGATATCGGCATCACTCGGCCATTTATCGCGACTTACCTGGGCGCGACCCTTGGCACCATCCTGTCCTTCGCCTTTGGCCTGGTCGCGGCATTGGCCACCCCCGAAGGCACCGAAGCCATGCTCGCCGTCAAGCAAGCCACCGGCTGGCTGGGGCCGATCCTGATGGTGCTGTTCCTGCTCAACATCATCAGCCACAACGCCCTGAATCTGTATGGCGCGGTGCTGTCGATCATCACCTCGGTCCAGACCTTCGCCAGCCACTGGACCCCCAGCATCAAGGTGCGCGTGCTGCTCTCAGGCGTGATCCTCGCCGGTTGCTGTGTCGTCGCGTTGGGCGCGTCGGCGGACTTCATCTCGCAATTTATCGGCCTGATCCTCGCGCTGTTGCTGGTACTGGTGCCGTGGGCGTCGATCAACCTGATCGACTTCTACGTCATCAAGCGCGGGGTCTATGACATTGCTTCGATCTTCCAGGCGGATGGCGGGGTGTACGGGCGTTTCAACCTGCATGCGATCGTGGCGTATTTCCTTGGCATCCTTGTGCAACTGCCGTTTGCCAATACCTCGCTGTATGTGGGGCCGTGGGCCAACCTGGTGGAAGGCGCGGACTTGTCGTGGCTGGTGGGGTTGGTGGTGACGTGTCCGTTGTATTACTGCCTGGCGACACGTCAACACACCCAGAAGGTCAGGGCGGGGCGGTTGGGCTATACCGACTGA
- a CDS encoding sarcosine oxidase subunit gamma, protein MTSLKAHELFTPACQLQDQTDLPRVGFRGTQSAEYLSARGFTLPGAPNRALAQADGGWVARLSQNEYLLLGSPQDEGQRIADEEARWELDHRANYLLPRQDSHACVRLSGGVIAQVMAKLCGVDLSHPTFKPGMVAQTSVARVNGIVIHTGSVEVPAFHILWDRASKEYFEGALVDALEEFGGVDQSV, encoded by the coding sequence ATGACCAGTCTGAAAGCCCACGAATTGTTCACGCCTGCCTGCCAGTTGCAAGATCAGACCGACCTGCCCCGGGTTGGCTTTCGCGGTACGCAAAGCGCCGAGTACCTCAGCGCACGCGGCTTCACCCTGCCCGGTGCGCCCAACCGCGCACTCGCGCAGGCCGACGGCGGTTGGGTGGCGCGCCTGTCGCAGAACGAATACCTGTTGTTGGGCAGCCCCCAGGATGAGGGCCAGCGCATCGCCGATGAAGAAGCGCGCTGGGAACTCGACCACCGCGCCAACTACCTGCTGCCGCGCCAGGACAGCCATGCCTGTGTGCGGCTCAGCGGCGGTGTGATTGCCCAGGTCATGGCCAAGCTGTGCGGCGTCGACCTCAGCCACCCGACATTCAAACCGGGCATGGTGGCGCAGACGTCGGTGGCGCGGGTGAATGGGATTGTCATCCACACAGGGAGTGTGGAGGTGCCGGCGTTTCATATCCTGTGGGATCGCGCCTCGAAGGAATACTTCGAGGGCGCGTTAGTGGATGCATTGGAGGAGTTTGGCGGCGTGGATCAGTCGGTATAG